In Halodesulfovibrio aestuarii DSM 17919 = ATCC 29578, the DNA window ACATTTACCCGTTCAGACCCTGCAACAGATATGTACGGTGCTGGTGCATTCACCCATTGCAAGCACTGGGGCTGCACAGGTCCTGTTATTATCGATGCCCGCCTCAAGTCTTTTCATGCTCCGGCACTTGAAGAAGACCCGGACGTCACCCGAGCCGTTGATAGTATGGCAGCCAAAGGTGGTTGTCTGCATAATATCATTTAAGCAGAAAGCCTGCGGTGTTGCCACTCACCGCAGGCTTTTTTATTCATCTTCTGCCTTCAGGGAACTTCCTTTTTTCAAAAATTATACTTCCAGCTTCTCCCCAGTATGGTAGTGGGTAATTTCGTCCGTAAATCCATATCACTGTTCCGTAGCTGAATAATTAATTTTGTGAAAAGGGAGTCACTATGCCTACATCCGGTTCTCACAACACATCTTCACAAACCTCTATTCGTAACCAACAATGTTCAAGTGCACCGCGCCAAGAATACGGTTCCGACTCTCCCTTTACTGCATACGCAAAAAAAATGCGCCGCGAAGGAATTCCCGCAAAAGTTATAGAACTGTTCACGAGCTATTTATCTGATGTGTCTGAACTGGCGACGGGCCATATCGCAGAAATGCACATATCTCCGGTTAAGCAATCCCAGCTTAACCATATCAGTGAACTGGATAAATACGAACAAGCAGGAGAAGCTATTGCCAAAGAAGCTGTTGCCATCAAATTAAACGGCGGATTGGGTACGAGTATGGGAATGCAGTTTGCCAAATCTCTGCTGCCTGTAAAAGACGATCTTTCTTTTCTTGATATTACAGTAAAACAGGCAGTCTCGTGGCAGGAACAGTACGGAGGTTCACTCCCTCTTGTGCTTATGAACAGCTACAATACCCATTCAGACACGCTCAGTGAGCTACGTCATATGAATGGCTTATCCCAGTTACCGCTATGCTTTATCCAGCATAAATTTCCTAAAATACGACGTGATACGCTAACTCCTGCTGAATACCCTGATAATCCTGAACACGAATGGAATCCTCCGGGACACGGCGACCTCTACGCATCACTTTTCCTATCCGGCGTATTGGACACACTCATCCGGCAAGGGCGCAAGTATGCCCTCGTCTCCAACATCGACAACCTCGGTGCCACGCTGGATATGCGCATGTTAGGATACATGGCAGAAAAAAATATTCCATTTCTTATGGAAGTTACAGAGCGTACAGAAAATGACAGTAAAGGTGGGCATCTCGCAAAACATAATAGCGGACGTCTTATTCTACGCGAAGTCAGCCAATGTCCAGAATGTGATCTTGAACATTTTCAAGATATTAGAAAACACAGCCTCTTCAATACAAATAACATCTGGATCAACCTTGTCGAATTAAAAAACAATCTAAAAAAGAATGGACTTCCAAAGCTTCCTCTTATTTTGAATCCCAAAACAGTAAATCCGCACGACGCGTCTTCAACTCCGGTCTATCAAGTTGAAAGTGCCATGGGCGCAGCCATTTCCCACTTTACCAACGCGCAAGCCATCATCACTTCACGTGACAGGTTTATACCTGTAAAACGTACAGACGACCTTCTCAAAGTTATGTCAGACTACTACCTTATTGATCACTCCGGCACGCTTAAACTAAATGAGGCCAATATCACGCAAAATCTTCAGGTAAACCTTGATCCTAGATATTACAGCAAATTCGACAATATCTATGAAAAATTTAAAAAAGGTGTTCCGTCCCTTGCCTCGTGCAGCAAACTTGGCATCACCGGTGATATTGTCTTTAACCCTTCTGTATCACTTCTCGGTGACGTCACTCTTGACAATAGGACAGGTAACATCCTGTTCTTACCAGAAGATATCACGCTGAAAGGTGCTATAAATATCAAGTAGCAGGTGATGATACATCATTGCAATATTTCTCAAGCTATCATATTTATATACTGATACTTTTATTTCGGACACGGTACATTCCGCAGACATACCCCCGAGACACATTGGAGGTTCTTCTGTATGCCGCAAGTAGCCGCTCGTATCACAAGCGAACAGGAAAAA includes these proteins:
- a CDS encoding UTP--glucose-1-phosphate uridylyltransferase, producing MPTSGSHNTSSQTSIRNQQCSSAPRQEYGSDSPFTAYAKKMRREGIPAKVIELFTSYLSDVSELATGHIAEMHISPVKQSQLNHISELDKYEQAGEAIAKEAVAIKLNGGLGTSMGMQFAKSLLPVKDDLSFLDITVKQAVSWQEQYGGSLPLVLMNSYNTHSDTLSELRHMNGLSQLPLCFIQHKFPKIRRDTLTPAEYPDNPEHEWNPPGHGDLYASLFLSGVLDTLIRQGRKYALVSNIDNLGATLDMRMLGYMAEKNIPFLMEVTERTENDSKGGHLAKHNSGRLILREVSQCPECDLEHFQDIRKHSLFNTNNIWINLVELKNNLKKNGLPKLPLILNPKTVNPHDASSTPVYQVESAMGAAISHFTNAQAIITSRDRFIPVKRTDDLLKVMSDYYLIDHSGTLKLNEANITQNLQVNLDPRYYSKFDNIYEKFKKGVPSLASCSKLGITGDIVFNPSVSLLGDVTLDNRTGNILFLPEDITLKGAINIK